In one Geoglobus acetivorans genomic region, the following are encoded:
- a CDS encoding phosphoribulokinase, whose protein sequence is MGRVFLIGIAGDSGSGKTTFAEGIRKMFPGRVAAFSMDDYHTLSRRERLERGITPLNPEMTDLELFREHLLNLRDGKAIEKPVYDHSLGERRCCETFKPGEIVIAEGLHTLYEGLNEIYDYRIFVDPAREIKRMWKLKRDVEERGYRREDVIREIILREPDYKRFVDFQKIYADTIVKIYPSMLKSSERIAYLSSQEEMYRVRLVFTNLSVNMKHVGLKLDLSRMIKAGERDFAISFFSDYYHGRRASFIDVDGFLSVEIFESLLDVLRDETGEKLKWDVGEYASSTEVAKLMICWNLVEVMNSEKL, encoded by the coding sequence ATGGGGAGGGTTTTCCTGATAGGCATCGCCGGAGACAGCGGTTCAGGCAAAACAACTTTTGCCGAGGGCATCAGGAAGATGTTTCCCGGAAGAGTTGCAGCGTTCAGCATGGACGACTACCACACCCTGTCCAGGAGGGAGAGGCTTGAGAGGGGAATAACGCCCCTCAATCCTGAAATGACTGACCTGGAGCTGTTCAGGGAGCACCTGCTGAATCTCAGGGATGGAAAAGCGATTGAGAAGCCGGTTTACGACCACTCTCTCGGCGAGAGGAGGTGCTGCGAGACCTTTAAGCCAGGGGAAATCGTGATCGCCGAGGGGCTGCACACCCTCTACGAAGGGCTCAACGAGATTTACGACTACAGGATATTCGTTGATCCTGCCAGAGAGATCAAGAGGATGTGGAAGCTGAAAAGGGATGTTGAGGAGAGAGGCTACAGGAGAGAGGACGTCATCAGGGAGATAATCCTGAGGGAGCCGGACTACAAGAGATTCGTGGACTTCCAGAAAATCTATGCCGACACAATCGTGAAGATCTACCCCAGCATGCTGAAGAGCTCGGAAAGGATAGCCTACCTGTCCTCCCAGGAGGAGATGTACCGGGTAAGGCTCGTCTTCACCAACCTTTCGGTGAACATGAAGCATGTCGGCCTGAAACTGGACCTCTCGAGGATGATCAAGGCCGGAGAAAGGGATTTCGCCATATCCTTCTTCTCGGACTACTACCACGGAAGAAGGGCGAGCTTCATAGACGTGGATGGCTTTCTGAGCGTGGAAATTTTCGAATCGCTCCTCGACGTTCTGAGGGACGAGACGGGAGAAAAGCTCAAGTGGGACGTTGGAGAGTATGCAAGCTCCACAGAGGTTGCGAAGCTGATGATATGCTGGAACCTGGTTGAGGTCATGAACTCTGAAAAATTATAG